From Laspinema palackyanum D2c, one genomic window encodes:
- a CDS encoding protein kinase domain-containing protein encodes MSYCPNPDCPNPINPDLTTFCRACGTKLVLAQRYRLVKLIGTGGFGRTLLALDEFKPSKPQCVVKQFYPQSQQNSEKANQLFQQEAIRLEQLGKHSQIPELFAHFEQENRQYIVQEFIDGQNLTEELAEQGRFSEAAIVSLLEDLLPVLQFVHKGQVIHRDIKPENIIRRRHDRKLVLVDFGAAKYATGTTLNQTGTTIGTKGYAAPEQTFGKAVFASDIYSLGVTCIHLLTSREPFEMYDAMESTFVWREYLGINKVGDRLATVLDKAIESSVRRRYQSVEEFMLGLKAPPSKGSRTITPQSRSPAPPPPRAIATVRVSTPPVTVSEIGSLKGHGAPVKTVAISANGQLLVSGSRSGIKWWQLHEGQELPTLRSSWPEEPFAGVSAVAFSPDGRLLAAGSGGGAIALWDVTLRRILRLLKAPSGVKSVAFSPDGRLLAAGGTDGAIALWETASWRLFRPLMGHSAAVNSVAFSPDCRTLVSGSEDTSIVFWDVTTQADTQTGWGRSGAVNAITISPCGRFLASGCANRTILLWELPSGQQIGTLTGHSTGVNSVVFSPDGSTLASGSDDTSIVLWDVKTGQEKRTCWGRSGVVYAVAFTPDGNTLVSGTEDTTVKIWQLRG; translated from the coding sequence ATGAGTTACTGTCCGAATCCCGATTGTCCGAATCCGATAAATCCTGACCTGACGACGTTTTGTCGCGCCTGTGGTACCAAGCTGGTGTTGGCACAACGGTATCGTTTGGTGAAACTCATCGGGACTGGGGGGTTTGGCAGAACGCTGTTGGCACTGGATGAATTCAAACCCTCGAAACCGCAATGTGTGGTTAAGCAGTTTTATCCCCAATCTCAACAGAATTCGGAGAAGGCGAATCAATTATTTCAGCAGGAGGCGATTCGTTTGGAACAATTGGGCAAACATTCTCAAATTCCCGAACTGTTTGCACATTTTGAACAGGAAAATCGTCAATATATTGTCCAGGAATTTATTGATGGCCAAAATTTAACGGAAGAACTCGCCGAACAAGGGCGATTTTCTGAAGCGGCAATTGTTAGTTTGTTGGAAGATTTATTGCCGGTTTTACAGTTTGTGCATAAAGGTCAGGTGATTCATCGGGATATTAAACCAGAAAATATTATTCGCCGTCGTCACGATCGCAAGTTGGTTCTGGTGGATTTTGGTGCGGCTAAATATGCCACGGGAACGACCCTGAATCAAACCGGCACTACCATTGGTACTAAAGGTTATGCCGCACCGGAACAAACTTTTGGCAAGGCGGTATTTGCCAGTGATATCTATAGTTTGGGGGTGACTTGTATTCACTTGTTGACCAGCCGGGAACCGTTTGAGATGTATGATGCGATGGAAAGTACCTTCGTCTGGCGGGAGTATTTAGGGATTAACAAAGTGGGCGATCGCCTCGCAACGGTCCTCGACAAGGCGATCGAAAGTAGTGTGAGACGGCGTTATCAATCCGTTGAAGAATTCATGCTAGGGTTGAAAGCCCCCCCCTCAAAGGGCAGTAGGACCATCACTCCCCAATCCCGATCGCCTGCACCGCCTCCCCCACGAGCGATCGCCACGGTGCGCGTGAGTACGCCTCCGGTTACGGTGTCGGAAATTGGCAGTTTGAAGGGACATGGTGCGCCGGTTAAAACCGTTGCCATTAGTGCTAATGGTCAACTCTTGGTCAGTGGCAGTCGTTCCGGGATTAAATGGTGGCAACTCCATGAGGGTCAAGAATTACCCACCCTCCGCAGCAGTTGGCCCGAGGAACCCTTTGCGGGGGTGAGTGCGGTAGCGTTTTCCCCCGATGGGCGACTGTTGGCCGCAGGCAGTGGGGGAGGGGCGATCGCGTTGTGGGATGTGACGTTACGCAGGATTCTGCGCCTGCTGAAAGCGCCATCGGGGGTCAAGTCGGTGGCGTTTTCCCCCGATGGCCGACTGTTGGCTGCTGGGGGAACGGATGGGGCGATCGCCCTGTGGGAGACGGCGTCTTGGCGGCTATTTCGTCCCCTGATGGGTCATTCTGCTGCTGTCAACTCTGTAGCCTTTTCTCCCGACTGCCGCACTTTAGTCTCTGGAAGTGAGGATACTTCCATTGTGTTCTGGGATGTGACCACTCAGGCGGATACACAGACGGGATGGGGACGTTCAGGGGCGGTGAATGCGATCACCATTTCTCCCTGTGGTCGCTTCCTCGCCAGTGGTTGTGCGAATCGCACCATTTTGTTATGGGAACTGCCCTCGGGCCAACAAATTGGCACACTCACGGGACATTCCACGGGAGTTAATTCCGTGGTTTTTTCTCCTGATGGATCAACCCTGGCCTCGGGAAGTGATGATACTTCCATTGTGCTATGGGATGTGAAAACGGGACAAGAAAAGCGCACCTGTTGGGGGCGATCGGGTGTGGTTTATGCTGTTGCCTTTACTCCCGATGGGAATACCTTAGTGAGTGGGACTGAGGATACAACCGTGAAAATTTGGCAGTTGCGGGGATAA
- a CDS encoding ATP-binding protein gives MLATSVENLEQVVPVTPDRLVGKLTLDSTLADLTLFDFEIEVTCPGSDLAKALAENPLLPGAILTDSGKFAGTISRRKFLEHLSRPYGLELFSRRPLKALHNFTKIEPLTFPSYLPIGMAARQSLERSPEFLYEPIVIEMEPDVYRLLDVHQLLIAQSQIYELTTQMLQEQTRSHTIQTEKMASLGRMVAGIAHEIKNPVNCISGNMGFLANYCQDLLELVSVYEEEVETPSPRITETIENIDLEFLRKDLPKLVQSLVVSSDRLTKIVGGLQNFSHLDETARKPADLHECIDSTLLILNNQIKYDIELVKNYGDLPLVDCYSGQLSQVFMNLLGNAIDAILERKEKESRNLNGNQTWKPQLAIATELINREDQSAVIIRIADNGIGIPAQIQQRIFETFFTTKPVGKGTGLGLAISNEIVRDKHKGQLNLNSQEGIGTEFEIILPLDRKSERELTGEEE, from the coding sequence ATGCTTGCAACATCTGTGGAAAATTTAGAACAAGTCGTTCCAGTGACTCCAGACCGACTGGTTGGTAAACTTACATTAGACTCCACTCTGGCGGACCTGACCCTGTTTGATTTTGAAATAGAAGTCACTTGTCCAGGATCCGACTTAGCTAAAGCCTTAGCTGAAAACCCACTGCTTCCCGGGGCGATTTTAACCGACTCAGGTAAGTTTGCGGGGACGATTTCTCGCCGGAAATTTTTGGAGCATTTGAGCCGTCCCTATGGGTTAGAATTATTCTCCAGAAGACCCTTAAAAGCCTTACATAACTTTACAAAAATCGAACCTCTCACCTTTCCCAGCTATCTACCCATTGGTATGGCAGCAAGGCAATCGTTAGAGCGATCGCCAGAGTTTCTCTATGAACCGATTGTGATTGAGATGGAACCGGATGTTTATCGTCTCTTAGACGTTCATCAGTTACTGATCGCCCAATCCCAAATTTATGAACTCACAACCCAGATGCTGCAAGAGCAAACCCGTTCCCATACCATTCAAACGGAAAAAATGGCCTCTTTAGGGCGGATGGTAGCGGGAATTGCTCATGAAATTAAAAATCCCGTGAATTGTATTTCCGGAAATATGGGATTTTTAGCCAACTACTGTCAAGACTTGCTAGAACTGGTGTCGGTCTATGAAGAGGAAGTGGAAACACCTTCCCCCCGAATTACTGAAACCATCGAGAATATTGATTTAGAGTTTTTACGGAAAGATTTACCCAAGCTGGTGCAATCTTTGGTCGTGAGTTCAGACCGACTCACGAAGATTGTTGGCGGGTTACAAAACTTTTCTCATTTGGATGAAACCGCGCGTAAACCAGCGGATTTACATGAATGTATCGATAGTACCCTGTTGATTTTAAACAATCAAATCAAGTATGATATTGAGCTAGTCAAAAATTATGGAGACTTGCCCTTAGTGGACTGTTATTCCGGGCAGTTGAGCCAAGTGTTTATGAATTTGTTAGGAAATGCTATTGATGCAATATTAGAACGGAAAGAAAAAGAATCCCGGAATTTGAATGGGAATCAAACGTGGAAACCCCAGTTGGCGATCGCCACGGAACTAATCAACCGCGAAGACCAATCCGCAGTCATTATCCGAATTGCAGATAATGGGATTGGAATTCCCGCTCAAATTCAACAGCGAATTTTTGAGACTTTTTTCACCACCAAACCTGTGGGGAAAGGGACGGGATTAGGATTAGCCATTAGTAATGAAATTGTCCGAGATAAGCACAAGGGTCAACTCAATCTCAACTCCCAAGAGGGAATCGGCACGGAATTTGAAATCATCTTACCCTTAGACCGAAAAAGCGAGAGGGAGTTAACAGGCGAGGAGGAATAA